A window of the Falco rusticolus isolate bFalRus1 chromosome 1, bFalRus1.pri, whole genome shotgun sequence genome harbors these coding sequences:
- the LOC119154032 gene encoding C-C motif chemokine 4-like, which produces MMHSFSFLETLDPSSSQGIKGRQQQQGPSIVQESPAATPAPAPLVVPSACSIMKVLAATLAALLLVAICSLAEAHPHDSGIAASTQKPDTNPTACCFSYTSRRVSRRFISSIYRTSSICSQPAVVLVTKKGKEMCADAKASWVQELMKHFESLEY; this is translated from the exons ATGATgcactcattttctttccttgaaacCTTGGACCCATCCAGCAGCCAGGGGATaaaaggaaggcagcagcagcaggggccaAGCATTGTGCAGGagagccctgcagccaccccagctccagctccactCGTGGTTCCCTCAGCCTGCAGCATCATGAAGGTCCTCGCAGCCaccctggctgctctgctccttgtGGCCATCTGCTCCTTGGCTGAGGCCCATCCTCATGACTCTGGCATTGCTGCATCTACCCAGAAGCCAG ACACCAACcccactgcctgctgcttctcctaCACGTCTCGTCGGGTCTCACGCAGATTCATCAGCTCCATCTACAGGACCAGCAGCATATGCAGCCAGCCAGCGGTGGT tcTGGTCAccaagaaggggaaggagatgTGTGCAGACGCCAAGGCATCCTGGGTGCAGGAGCTTATGAAGCACTTCGAGTCACTGGAGTACTga